In one window of Kitasatospora sp. MMS16-BH015 DNA:
- a CDS encoding carbonic anhydrase produces MRTDRRGVLRAGTVAVAGLAAGVGLLPGPRASAEGLRAAPETAPGSTVGPVGTPALALARLEAGNAAWVAGRVVHPDSSAARRRDVATHQEPFAVVFTCIDSRVPPELVFDQGLGDLMVIRTAAHTADGLVTGSLEYGPAELGAKLLVVMGHQRCGAVTAAVRSFRTGERLPGHLADIGQDLRGPYEEARRTAPAEALVDAVIRAQTRQTVARLRRDALLRPLVEAGKLEVVGGYYSLDTGEVTFGR; encoded by the coding sequence GCGGCCGGGGTCGGCCTGCTGCCCGGGCCGCGGGCCTCGGCGGAGGGCCTGCGCGCGGCCCCGGAGACGGCGCCCGGCAGTACGGTCGGGCCGGTGGGCACCCCGGCGCTCGCGCTGGCCCGCCTCGAGGCGGGCAACGCGGCCTGGGTGGCCGGCCGGGTGGTGCACCCGGACTCCTCGGCGGCCCGGCGCCGGGACGTGGCCACCCATCAGGAGCCCTTCGCGGTGGTCTTCACCTGCATCGACTCGCGGGTGCCCCCGGAGCTGGTCTTCGACCAGGGCCTGGGCGACCTGATGGTGATCCGGACGGCCGCGCACACCGCCGACGGCCTGGTCACCGGCAGCCTCGAGTACGGCCCGGCCGAGCTGGGCGCCAAGCTCCTGGTGGTGATGGGCCATCAGCGCTGCGGCGCCGTGACGGCGGCCGTGCGGTCCTTCCGGACCGGCGAGCGCCTGCCCGGCCACCTCGCCGACATCGGGCAGGACCTGCGCGGCCCGTACGAGGAGGCGCGCCGCACCGCCCCGGCCGAGGCGCTGGTGGACGCGGTGATCCGGGCCCAGACCCGGCAGACGGTGGCCCGGCTGCGCCGGGACGCGCTGCTGCGCCCGCTGGTCGAGGCCGGGAAGCTCGAGGTGGTGGGCGGGTACTACTCGCTGGACACCGGTGAGGTGACCTTCGGCCGCTGA
- a CDS encoding IS5 family transposase (programmed frameshift), with amino-acid sequence MGRGDLTDAEWERLRPFLPVSNRRCGRWRDHRQVIDGILHRVRTGVHWRDLPERFGPWKTIYERHRLWSADGTWERLLQRVQAEADASGDIDWDISVDSTVVRAHQHAAGAPTDLPPALAPKGDGPGEHQDETPWQSLVARLAEVGAGGEGLGRSRGGFTTKVHLSADGRCRPLSLVVTAGQRADCTQFEPVLERIRVPRTGPGRPRKTPDSLAADKAYSNGPCRTYLRRRGIPHTIPEKTDSRAARLRKGSRGGRPPGFDEERYKKRNTVERAINKLKHARAVATRYDKRGYVYLGTVTAAALVIWLRT; translated from the exons ATGGGGCGGGGTGATCTGACAGATGCCGAGTGGGAACGGCTGCGGCCGTTCCTGCCGGTCAGCAACAGGCGTTGCGGGCGGTGGCGGGACCACCGGCAGGTGATCGACGGGATTCTGCACCGGGTGCGGACCGGTGTGCACTGGCGTGACCTGCCCGAGCGTTTCGGTCCCTGGAAGACCATCTACGAACGCCACCGACTGTGGTCGGCCGACGGGACCTGGGAGCGCCTGCTCCAGCGGGTCCAGGCCGAGGCGGACGCGAGCGGCGACATCGACTGGGACATCTCGGTCGACTCCACCGTCGTGCGGGCCCACCAGCACGCGGCCGGCGCCCCTACCGACCTGCCGCCAGCCCTCGCCCCAAAGGGGGATGGGCCAGGAGAACACCAGGACGAGACACCGTGGCAGAGCCTCGTCGCCCGTCTGGCGGAGGTGG GTGCTGGAGGTGAGGGCCTGGGCCGCTCGCGCGGCGGGTTCACCACCAAGGTCCACCTGAGCGCGGACGGCCGGTGCCGCCCGCTGTCCCTGGTCGTCACCGCGGGGCAGCGGGCTGACTGCACGCAGTTCGAGCCCGTGCTGGAGAGGATCCGCGTCCCGCGGACCGGCCCGGGCAGGCCCCGCAAGACGCCCGACAGCCTGGCCGCCGACAAGGCCTACAGCAACGGGCCGTGCCGCACCTACCTGCGCAGGCGCGGCATCCCGCACACCATCCCGGAGAAGACCGACAGCCGGGCCGCCCGCCTGCGCAAGGGATCACGCGGCGGACGGCCACCGGGCTTCGACGAGGAGCGGTACAAGAAGCGGAACACCGTCGAACGGGCCATCAACAAGCTCAAGCACGCCAGAGCCGTCGCCACCCGATACGACAAACGCGGCTACGTCTACCTCGGCACTGTCACCGCGGCAGCCCTCGTCATCTGGCTCCGAACATGA
- a CDS encoding SpoIIE family protein phosphatase, which translates to MATEPEPPARRTPPAQTSRSAARAETPAPVESPARAAREGAVGGSRRPAGLAAGRITPVVSRGLPTRSGDSTPDWLEPAMAANGIGSFDWDIRRDVLEGDPRACAILGLDAGRFDRSSGAFLAMLHPEDAPVVRRRVERAVTELGQCGAYYRTVFPGGELHAVRFRGRVLADAFGRASRMVGFVWDATVELHKRERAGELAMLREERSRFIKEAARALSEAVTVRDVARVFTELPLPGLPPDGLVLASLEAGRLHVLGASGYRSEDMHPFHRSPLLPIHPGAEAVRTRLPVFIGSREEYRERYPEAWGLLAERFPRSAWAFLPLIASGRVIGVCLVSFDDDRELDTDERTLLTTLGGLVAQSLARARLHDAEHELAAGLQRVMLPRTVPSVPGVTTAVRYLAAGSGLQIGGDWYDVVPLPGGHVGLVIGDVQGHDVHAAGIMGQLRIALRAYAAEGHPPAAVMARASRFLADLDTDHFATCTYAEVNVDYGVVYAVRAGHLDPVLRRSDGTGVVMPVVGGLPLGVAPDEEYRVTRFSLDPGETVVLCTDGLVEARDMDLDTGFARLCEAVGRPLPARGESAQDPLELLADRIASQAADSTEREDDIALLLLRWDGPAGGLAAQQLRRRIGQADLARISELRGELRDALRRWGVPELVDTAELLASELVTNAIRHTDRDAMFTARLYREPAAGTRLRVEVEDESDLWPTRRTPGEQASSGRGLMLVEALADGWGVEPRGTGKRMWFELGL; encoded by the coding sequence ATGGCGACAGAGCCCGAGCCGCCCGCACGCCGCACCCCACCGGCCCAGACCAGCCGGAGCGCGGCCCGGGCCGAGACCCCGGCGCCCGTGGAGAGCCCCGCCCGCGCCGCCCGCGAAGGCGCCGTCGGCGGCTCCCGCAGACCCGCCGGGCTGGCCGCCGGGCGGATCACCCCAGTGGTCTCCCGGGGCCTGCCCACCCGCAGCGGCGACTCCACCCCCGACTGGCTCGAACCGGCGATGGCCGCCAACGGCATCGGCTCCTTCGACTGGGACATCCGCCGGGACGTGCTGGAGGGCGATCCGCGCGCCTGCGCCATCCTCGGTCTTGACGCCGGCCGCTTCGACCGCAGCTCCGGGGCCTTCCTGGCCATGCTGCACCCCGAGGACGCCCCCGTGGTGCGCCGCCGGGTCGAGCGCGCGGTCACCGAGCTCGGCCAGTGCGGCGCCTACTACCGCACCGTCTTCCCCGGCGGCGAGCTGCACGCCGTGCGCTTCCGCGGCCGGGTGCTGGCCGACGCCTTCGGGCGGGCCTCCCGGATGGTCGGCTTCGTCTGGGACGCCACCGTCGAGCTGCACAAGCGCGAGCGGGCCGGCGAGCTGGCGATGCTCCGCGAGGAACGCTCGCGGTTCATCAAGGAGGCCGCCCGGGCGCTCTCCGAGGCCGTCACCGTCCGCGACGTGGCGCGGGTCTTCACCGAGCTGCCGCTGCCCGGCCTGCCGCCGGACGGCCTGGTGCTCGCCTCGCTGGAGGCCGGCCGGCTGCACGTGCTGGGCGCGAGCGGCTACCGCTCGGAGGACATGCACCCCTTCCACCGCTCCCCGCTGCTGCCCATCCACCCCGGAGCGGAGGCCGTCCGCACCCGGCTCCCGGTCTTCATCGGCAGCCGCGAGGAGTACCGCGAGCGCTACCCCGAGGCCTGGGGCCTGCTCGCCGAGCGCTTCCCGCGCAGCGCCTGGGCCTTCCTGCCGCTGATCGCCAGCGGCCGGGTGATCGGCGTCTGCCTGGTCAGCTTCGACGACGACCGCGAGCTCGACACCGACGAGCGCACCCTGCTCACCACCCTCGGCGGCCTGGTCGCCCAGTCGCTCGCCCGGGCCCGCCTGCACGACGCCGAGCACGAGCTGGCCGCCGGCCTCCAGCGGGTCATGCTGCCCCGGACGGTGCCGTCCGTGCCCGGCGTCACCACCGCCGTCCGCTACCTCGCGGCCGGCTCCGGCCTGCAGATCGGCGGCGACTGGTACGACGTGGTGCCGCTGCCCGGCGGGCACGTCGGCCTGGTGATCGGCGACGTGCAGGGGCACGACGTGCACGCGGCCGGGATCATGGGCCAGCTGCGGATCGCGCTGCGCGCGTACGCGGCCGAGGGCCACCCGCCGGCCGCCGTGATGGCCCGGGCCTCCCGCTTCCTGGCCGATCTGGACACCGACCACTTCGCCACCTGCACTTACGCCGAGGTCAACGTGGACTACGGCGTGGTCTACGCGGTGCGGGCCGGCCACCTGGACCCGGTGCTGCGCCGTTCCGACGGCACCGGTGTGGTGATGCCGGTGGTCGGCGGGCTGCCGCTCGGGGTCGCCCCCGACGAGGAGTACCGGGTCACCCGGTTCAGCCTGGACCCGGGCGAGACGGTGGTGCTCTGTACCGACGGCCTGGTCGAGGCCCGCGACATGGACCTGGACACCGGCTTCGCCCGGCTCTGCGAGGCCGTCGGGCGGCCGCTGCCCGCCCGGGGCGAGTCCGCCCAGGACCCGCTGGAGCTGCTGGCCGACCGGATCGCCTCGCAGGCCGCCGACTCCACCGAGCGCGAGGACGACATAGCGCTGCTGCTGCTCCGCTGGGACGGCCCGGCGGGCGGGCTGGCCGCCCAGCAGCTCCGGCGGCGGATCGGGCAGGCCGATCTGGCCCGGATCTCCGAGCTGCGGGGCGAGCTGCGGGACGCGCTACGCCGCTGGGGCGTACCGGAGTTGGTCGACACGGCGGAGCTGCTGGCCTCGGAGCTGGTGACCAATGCCATCCGGCACACCGACCGGGACGCGATGTTCACCGCCCGGCTGTACCGGGAGCCGGCCGCCGGCACCCGCCTGCGGGTGGAGGTGGAGGACGAGTCGGACCTCTGGCCGACCCGGCGCACTCCGGGCGAACAGGCCTCCTCCGGGCGGGGGTTGATGCTGGTCGAGGCACTGGCGGACGGGTGGGGCGTGGAGCCTCGCGGGACGGGCAAGCGGATGTGGTTCGAACTGGGGCTCTGA
- a CDS encoding DUF2637 domain-containing protein, whose translation MKLSDIPLGWAITGVAVLVVTAVLVAVARTRAAAPTGAADSWERSEDRRRRKESLYGGASYTLLFCCAAVAAALSFHGLVGFGIQNLDLSGGWEYLVPFGLDGAAMFCSVLAVREASHGDAALGSRLLVWLFAGASAWFNWVHAPRGFGHAGAPQFFAGMSLSAAILFDRALKQTRRAALREQGLVPRPLPQIRIVRWLRAPRETYAAWSLMLLENVRTLDEAVEEVRDDKREAAANRERQRLASRRERAELRAIGRANGGVWRQRAAPRPELEPTPTEPAITEDPTQPGLPARPALDLTPDEETMTIPRLDSLEQKLKDLEQQFG comes from the coding sequence ATGAAACTGTCCGACATACCACTGGGCTGGGCCATCACCGGTGTGGCCGTGCTGGTGGTGACCGCCGTGCTGGTGGCCGTCGCCCGCACCCGGGCCGCCGCCCCCACCGGCGCCGCGGACTCCTGGGAGCGCAGCGAGGACCGTCGCCGCCGCAAGGAGTCCCTGTACGGGGGAGCCTCGTACACCCTGCTGTTCTGCTGCGCGGCCGTCGCGGCCGCCCTCTCCTTCCACGGCCTGGTCGGCTTCGGCATCCAGAACCTCGACCTCTCCGGCGGCTGGGAGTACCTGGTGCCCTTCGGCCTCGACGGCGCCGCGATGTTCTGCTCGGTGCTCGCCGTCCGGGAGGCCAGTCACGGCGACGCGGCGCTCGGCTCGCGCCTGCTGGTCTGGCTCTTCGCCGGCGCCTCCGCCTGGTTCAACTGGGTCCACGCCCCACGGGGGTTCGGCCACGCGGGCGCCCCGCAGTTCTTCGCCGGGATGTCGCTCTCGGCCGCGATCCTCTTCGACCGCGCGCTCAAGCAGACCCGCCGGGCCGCCCTGCGCGAGCAGGGCCTGGTGCCGCGCCCACTGCCGCAGATCCGGATCGTCCGCTGGCTCCGGGCCCCCCGGGAGACCTACGCGGCCTGGTCGTTGATGCTGCTGGAGAACGTCCGCACCCTGGACGAGGCGGTCGAGGAGGTCCGCGACGACAAGCGCGAGGCCGCCGCCAACCGCGAACGCCAGCGCCTGGCCAGCCGCCGCGAGCGCGCCGAACTCCGCGCGATCGGCCGGGCGAACGGCGGTGTCTGGCGCCAACGCGCGGCCCCCCGCCCCGAGTTGGAGCCCACCCCCACGGAGCCCGCGATAACCGAGGACCCCACCCAACCCGGCCTCCCGGCCCGCCCCGCGCTCGACCTGACCCCGGACGAGGAGACCATGACCATCCCCCGCCTCGACTCCCTGGAACAGAAACTCAAGGACCTGGAACAGCAATTCGGCTAG
- a CDS encoding ATP-binding protein translates to MQSAGCALHRRIHALLEPADLPAVREVRHRLRAALVRWGVPQLADTAELLASELVTNALLHTGRGAVFDAVLTGEARLRVEVQDGAARLPGRRAVGEFATSGRGLLLVEALADDWGVQLRGDGKVTWFELGPA, encoded by the coding sequence GTGCAGAGCGCCGGCTGCGCGCTGCACCGGCGGATCCACGCCCTGCTGGAGCCGGCCGACCTGCCGGCCGTGCGCGAGGTGCGGCACCGGCTCAGGGCGGCGCTGGTGCGCTGGGGCGTCCCGCAACTCGCCGACACCGCCGAGCTGTTGGCCTCGGAGCTGGTGACCAACGCGCTGCTGCACACCGGTCGGGGCGCGGTCTTCGACGCCGTGCTGACGGGTGAGGCGCGGCTGCGGGTGGAGGTGCAGGACGGCGCGGCCAGGCTGCCGGGGCGTCGGGCGGTGGGCGAGTTCGCCACCTCCGGGCGGGGCCTGCTGCTGGTGGAGGCGCTGGCCGACGACTGGGGCGTGCAGCTGCGCGGGGACGGCAAGGTCACCTGGTTCGAGCTCGGCCCGGCCTGA